In the genome of Aridibaculum aurantiacum, one region contains:
- a CDS encoding DUF4476 domain-containing protein: protein MKYLLHLLLLLTTSSAFTQEKRFLFIQSENRQPFYVSINNKIYSSSASGYVIIPKLADGEYKFSVGFAKSEVPEQSFVYNINKKDVGLSLKNFGEKGWGLFNLQSFAVSMAGETKVSDVAKAPAREEAAPISFEARKEPTVAKDKLATEQVVQAVSQQVQAAPVVQPGLVKAADPVDKAVAKEEKRKQTATTNTNISKVSEQAGSEGVSVTFVDRSGSASDTIQVVIPSQDVFTSVQQHATKNESSNKPAVEVQASKVSPPAADNKFLNVGATSHDGRSGETTNEVSAPNNTSVFNSHCKAIASDEDYTKLRRRMAQETTDEDMMKEARKLYKNKCVTTAQVRALSSLFLSDEGRYNFFQSSINSVSDPHEYADLVKEFIDPTFAERFKSLMR, encoded by the coding sequence ATGAAATACCTACTACACTTATTATTGCTGCTTACTACTTCCTCAGCTTTCACACAAGAAAAGCGATTTCTTTTCATACAGTCTGAAAACCGGCAGCCATTTTACGTTTCAATAAACAACAAGATCTATAGTTCTTCAGCCTCTGGTTATGTTATCATTCCCAAGCTTGCTGATGGCGAATACAAGTTTTCTGTCGGTTTTGCCAAGAGTGAAGTGCCTGAGCAGTCGTTTGTATATAACATCAACAAAAAAGATGTTGGCCTTTCTCTGAAAAACTTCGGCGAAAAAGGGTGGGGGCTTTTCAACCTGCAGTCGTTCGCAGTCTCTATGGCTGGTGAAACAAAAGTTTCAGATGTTGCTAAAGCACCGGCAAGAGAAGAGGCAGCACCTATTTCTTTCGAAGCGAGAAAAGAACCTACAGTAGCAAAAGACAAACTAGCTACAGAACAGGTTGTGCAGGCTGTAAGTCAACAGGTACAGGCTGCTCCTGTAGTACAGCCTGGTTTAGTTAAAGCTGCTGATCCAGTGGATAAAGCTGTTGCTAAAGAAGAAAAAAGAAAACAAACAGCTACTACAAATACTAACATATCCAAAGTTTCTGAACAGGCAGGTTCAGAAGGAGTTTCCGTTACCTTTGTGGATAGATCTGGTTCTGCATCTGATACAATACAGGTTGTTATCCCATCACAGGATGTATTTACTTCTGTTCAGCAACATGCTACCAAAAATGAAAGCAGCAATAAGCCAGCAGTGGAAGTGCAGGCTTCAAAAGTTTCTCCTCCCGCTGCAGATAATAAATTTTTGAATGTTGGAGCTACGTCACATGATGGTAGATCAGGAGAAACAACTAATGAAGTATCAGCGCCTAACAATACATCTGTTTTTAATTCTCATTGTAAAGCCATTGCTTCAGATGAAGATTATACCAAACTCAGGAGAAGAATGGCACAAGAGACTACTGATGAAGACATGATGAAGGAAGCAAGGAAATTATACAAGAACAAATGTGTAACTACAGCACAAGTGCGGGCTCTTTCTTCCTTGTTCTTAAGTGATGAAGGCAGGTACAACTTCTTCCAGTCATCCATCAATTCTGTTTCCGACCCACATGAATATGCTGACCTCGTAAAGGAATTTATAGATCCTACATTTGCTGAACGTTTCAAATCACTTATGCGTTAA
- the truA gene encoding tRNA pseudouridine(38-40) synthase TruA: MRYFIEIAYKGTNYAGFQVQNNANTVQAEVEKALAIYLQQKVSLTGSSRTDAGVHALQNFFHFDIEKEIHPHAIYNLNAILPGDIAINAIKQVSPDAHCRFDAISREYKYFLYSRKSPFLADRGWYYPYTIDIELLAAAADILRKHSDFTSFAKRNSQVFTHECTIKKSIWQMENDCLVYNVQANRFLRGMVRGLVGTMLLVGRNKLSLSDFEGVILAKDCTKANFATPAHGLFLVKVEYPFLG; this comes from the coding sequence ATGAGGTATTTTATTGAGATTGCTTATAAAGGAACCAATTACGCTGGATTCCAGGTACAGAATAATGCTAATACAGTTCAGGCTGAAGTAGAAAAGGCGCTGGCAATTTATTTACAGCAAAAGGTCTCTCTTACAGGCTCCTCCCGTACAGATGCTGGTGTGCATGCCCTTCAAAACTTCTTTCACTTCGACATAGAAAAGGAGATACATCCCCACGCTATTTATAACCTTAATGCTATTCTTCCAGGCGATATTGCTATCAATGCAATCAAACAAGTCTCTCCAGATGCCCACTGTAGATTTGATGCTATCAGTCGGGAGTACAAATACTTCTTATACAGCCGGAAGAGCCCATTTTTAGCTGATCGTGGGTGGTACTACCCATATACAATAGATATTGAATTGCTGGCTGCTGCTGCAGATATATTGAGGAAGCATTCAGATTTTACATCTTTTGCCAAACGTAATAGCCAGGTTTTCACCCACGAGTGTACTATCAAAAAGAGTATATGGCAGATGGAGAATGATTGCCTGGTGTACAATGTTCAGGCAAATAGATTTTTAAGGGGCATGGTTAGAGGATTGGTAGGTACAATGCTACTTGTAGGAAGGAATAAATTATCTCTTTCAGATTTTGAAGGGGTTATCCTAGCTAAAGACTGCACCAAAGCTAATTTCGCTACACCTGCACATGGTCTTTTTTTGGTTAAAGTTGAGTATCCTTTTCTGGGATAG